The DNA region TAATTAGGAAAAGATAAATGAAAAAAATTATTTGTTTTATAGTTTTATTATTTACTCTAAATAGTTGCGGTACCGATTATTTTTATTCTAGCTTTACTATTCGCAGAGAATTATTATGGCTTACATCTTTATCAGAACAAACAACTCTTGACACTCGTGCACAAATTACTGGAACTACAACTACATTCAATCGTTTCTCTTCTCCTTCTATAATAGCAACACCTGCTAATTATTTAATAGCAATATACGAAAATAGAACAATTAGTGCATCTGATTTAGATCTTTATGGAATAAACGGAAGAAAAAAAACTGAAGTAACAGCAAGAATATCTAAAGATTCTGCATCATTTGATAGCACTGTTACAGTTGGAAATACAAAAGGTTTTGACCCCACAGTATCACATGGTTCTCCTGTTTCTTTTTTAACTAAAAATGGAGATATTGTAGTATTATCTACAGGAGGAGCAGGTTTTGCACAAAACCTTGGTGCTGCACAAAAAACAACATTAGCTGTAAGTATTAGTACAAATAATGGATATGAATGGACTGATTGGAGTAATTTGGATGAAAAAATATTTGAATCTCTTTTAAATAGTTCTTATGATAGATTTTATACAACTCCAGGAAATGGAATAACATTAAGAAATGGAACTTTAGCTTGTATGATAGATTATAAAAGAGATGCTGATTCAGCTGCACAAGGAGCTGCTATACTTTATTCAAAAGACGATGGTAAAACTTGGCAATTGGGCGGTACATTGCAATATAATGGAAATGGTCATAGATTTGCTAAAATTATAGCAGAGAGAACAGACGGTAAACTTCTTATAGCTTCAGTAAAAGATACTGGTAAAAATGATATAAATGTATATAAAAATACTGGAAGCATAGTTTGGTATTTGGCAGATACTCTTGATTCATCTATAAATACTTTTAGTGTAACTAGCCCAGTGGTACAAGACCCTACTCTGGGTAAAATAACATTATTTGATAAAAATAGTGGAGGTGTGGTATCTGGAAGCAGTATAAAATATCATCTTAAAGATTCAAGTACAACAATAGATGGCATTATTTTAGCTCATTCTTATCCTCAGCGTAAATATCAGGCACCTGCAGGAGAGGTAACTGTATATAATGTTACAGCTCTATCTATAAGTGCAGATGATGGTAAAACTTGGACTATGATTACAAATGTTGTAGGAAAAGAAGGAACTAATTTTACTGCTTTTAGACATAGCGGATTAATGGTGTTTAGAGATGGAAGTATCGGTTTAGCTTATGAAGAAGGTGTTGGACCTAGTTTTACAGATAGACAAGGATATATACCATATTATAGAAGATTTGGATTATCTGCAATATCCGGCGGACAATATTCTTATGTAGGTTTATAATTTATAACAATTAAATAAAAAAAAGAGAGTGTTATGCTCTCTTTTTTTTATTTTAAATATTTATAGCAAAAAAGTCGTTTTATAAAAAAGCTATATTTTTATATTATTTTTTGAAAAAATATTTGACTTTCTCAATAACATTACTATACTATTAAATTATGTAATAATATTGTGGGGGTCTATATGAAAAAGATTATCTATTTTTTATTGATAATATCTTTTTTAACTTCTATAAGCTGTAAAGATATAACAGGTTTAAAAGATCAATTAAATAACTTAGGTAAACCACCTGAAGAGATAGAAATACCAGATGGAGTTACAGATCCAGATACAGGACTTATAAACCCTGATGAAGGAGATAATACAGGTGGAAGTACAGAAGGTGGTAGCACAGGCGGAGGAAGCACTGGAGGCGGAACTACTGGTCCTACATACACTGTTTCATCAGATTTTCAAAGTGATAGCCCTATGAGAAGAAAAATACTTCTTCAAGGTGTTGGTAATGCATACTATAGAAACCCTGTTATTGTTGTAGTTAATGGGCACAATATTTTTGCGTTCTCAGAAAAGAGATATATAAACTCTTCTGCAGGTCAAGATGCAGGTGTGGATGGCAAAACTAAAGTTGATATAGTTTATATGGTAAGTGCCAATAGCGGAAATACCTGGAGCGAGAATGAAAGTTATGTTAATCCAGGCAATACCCCAACAAGCAGTATAAACGATTCACACAGCGGTCATGTGGTATTTAAATATTCTGATGATAAAATAGTAATTGTAGCATCTGCAGGTGCAGGTTTAGCAAGAACAGATGAAGACCCAGACAAAAAAAATCCTCCTTCAAGAGTTGATTATATAGTTGGTACTGTAAATGGCACTCAAATTACTTGGAGCAGTTGGAAGGAAGTAAAAACAACTGAAGGTATTACATTATTAGAAAAAGCTAGACAAACTTCTGCTAAATATTTAGAACATGATTACAACGGAAGAAAATATTCTCAAATAGGTACACAGGCTGCAAAAGGTTATGTAATGACATCTGAAAAAACATATATGATTATGCCAATTATATTTGCACATATGGGCGTGAACTCTTATGTATACGAGCTTACAGGAAGATATGTTTTACAAGGAACTCTTGATGGTAATGCTGTAACTTGGAAGGAATATGAGAGTCCTATTGCCTATCCTGGATATGGTTCTCATTTTAGCGGAAGAGTTGGTATGTGGAAAGAGACACAGGTAATAAGTACTGGTACTGGTAATACTAAATTTCTTGTTAGCCCTAGTGCTTTATGGGAAAAGTATAAATTAGGTATTGTAACTGAACCAAGCGGTCAACCAAAAGATACAACAATAACAGCTTCAGAAGGTTCTATAGGTTATTATAATCTAGGTACAAAATGGTTTGGTACTTGGGAATACCCTATTAAAGATGGTTGGATACAAGGAGATAATAATAGTTATCGTTCAAGCGGAATATTGATGGTTACTAAATACAAAGATGGAGTTACATATAGAGATTTAACAATGTATGTTGTAGATGATAATATAAATATTAGAGGAAAAGGTTTTGTAGTAAATTCTGTTGGAAGGTCTGCTTCTGTAGATATGTTGGCTGATGGTACTATTGTTACTTATGCAGAAGAAGGCGGTGATGATTATAATTATTTCAATGTATTTACAAGATATTCTCAAGCCTACATTGCTAAACAAACTGGCAACTAATTAAAATAAAATATTAATAAAATTAAAGAGAGTATATATTTTATATATGCTCTCTTTTTTATTATAATTTTTTATATTATTAAATTTAAATTATTTACTAAAAATTGATTTTATTGTATAATAATTGCAACAATTTTTTTAAGGAGTATAATTAATGAGGCTTGAAGATTTAAAACATGAAAAGCTTAAAGCTTGGATAAAAGAAGTAGCTGATATGTGCGAACCAAAAGATATATATGTTTGCGATGGTACTAGAGAAGAATATGATAGATGTATGCAAGGGCTTGTTGATTTAGGACTAGCTCATCCATTAACTAAAAGACCGCATAGCCATTCATTTAGAAGCGACCCTTCTGACGTGGCTCGTGTTGAAGACAGAACTTATATTAGTTATCCTAATAAAGAAGATGCAGGTCCTACTAACAACTGGATGTCTCCAGATGAATTAAAAAGCACTATGAAAGGTTTATACAAAGGTTCAATGAAAAACAGAACTATGTATGTTATTCCTTTCTCTATGGGTCCTGTTGGTTCTCCTATAGCTAAAATTGGTGTTGAGCTTACTGACAGTGCTTATGTTGTATGTAACATGCATATAATGACTAGAGTTGGTACTAAAGTATTAGATGTATTAGGTTCTGATGGTGAGTTTATACCTTGTTTACATTCTGTAGGTGCTCCGCTTGCTGACGGTGAAAAAGACACTAAATGGCCTTGTGCACCAATAGAGAAAAAATATATTTCTCATTTCCCTGATGAAAACTTAATCTGGTCTTATGGTTCAGGTTACGGCGGAAACGCTTTACTTGGTAAAAAATGTTTTGCTTTACGTATCGCTTCTGCTATGGCTAGAAGAGAAGGTTGGATGGCAGAACATATGCTTATCTTACGCCTTACTAACCCTGAAGGTAAA from Brachyspira pilosicoli P43/6/78 includes:
- a CDS encoding sialidase family protein: MKKIICFIVLLFTLNSCGTDYFYSSFTIRRELLWLTSLSEQTTLDTRAQITGTTTTFNRFSSPSIIATPANYLIAIYENRTISASDLDLYGINGRKKTEVTARISKDSASFDSTVTVGNTKGFDPTVSHGSPVSFLTKNGDIVVLSTGGAGFAQNLGAAQKTTLAVSISTNNGYEWTDWSNLDEKIFESLLNSSYDRFYTTPGNGITLRNGTLACMIDYKRDADSAAQGAAILYSKDDGKTWQLGGTLQYNGNGHRFAKIIAERTDGKLLIASVKDTGKNDINVYKNTGSIVWYLADTLDSSINTFSVTSPVVQDPTLGKITLFDKNSGGVVSGSSIKYHLKDSSTTIDGIILAHSYPQRKYQAPAGEVTVYNVTALSISADDGKTWTMITNVVGKEGTNFTAFRHSGLMVFRDGSIGLAYEEGVGPSFTDRQGYIPYYRRFGLSAISGGQYSYVGL
- a CDS encoding sialidase family protein, producing MKKIIYFLLIISFLTSISCKDITGLKDQLNNLGKPPEEIEIPDGVTDPDTGLINPDEGDNTGGSTEGGSTGGGSTGGGTTGPTYTVSSDFQSDSPMRRKILLQGVGNAYYRNPVIVVVNGHNIFAFSEKRYINSSAGQDAGVDGKTKVDIVYMVSANSGNTWSENESYVNPGNTPTSSINDSHSGHVVFKYSDDKIVIVASAGAGLARTDEDPDKKNPPSRVDYIVGTVNGTQITWSSWKEVKTTEGITLLEKARQTSAKYLEHDYNGRKYSQIGTQAAKGYVMTSEKTYMIMPIIFAHMGVNSYVYELTGRYVLQGTLDGNAVTWKEYESPIAYPGYGSHFSGRVGMWKETQVISTGTGNTKFLVSPSALWEKYKLGIVTEPSGQPKDTTITASEGSIGYYNLGTKWFGTWEYPIKDGWIQGDNNSYRSSGILMVTKYKDGVTYRDLTMYVVDDNINIRGKGFVVNSVGRSASVDMLADGTIVTYAEEGGDDYNYFNVFTRYSQAYIAKQTGN